The proteins below come from a single Arthrobacter crystallopoietes genomic window:
- a CDS encoding glutamate--cysteine ligase yields MGAEVKTKTFSREQRTRYRERLLENLESFGQYLATADFAGTGSIGMEMELNLTNADCSPALRNSAVLEAIADPAFQTEIGAFNIELNHPALAVAGRGLEELENGLRDQLNHADERAASAKARILMIGILPTLKRALVEDMSWLSAGKRYAALNTSVLQARGEDVLMDVRGIESLSFYAKNIAPEAACTSVQLHLQVQPSEFAPVWNAAQIVAGPQVALAANSPVFMEKLLWHETRIEVFKQSIDTRPPEMRNQGVRPRVWFGERWITSIFDLFEENVRYFPALLPELSRTSGKQTKAGAPLLPELRLHNGTVYRWNRPIYDPGEDLPNLRLENRLLPAGPTVLDTVANAAFFFGLVRMIRTADRPLWSRLAFKSAADNFINCAKQGLEATVYWPGIGDIPVVELIIRHLLPLAAEGLADLRVAPDLIDRYVEILRARAQTEQNGANWQIKTLRLLEAGGLDRPAALAEMTRQYSHNMHTNQPVHTWPLEGAAG; encoded by the coding sequence ATGGGCGCAGAAGTCAAAACCAAGACGTTCAGCCGTGAGCAGCGCACCCGTTACCGTGAACGTCTGCTGGAAAATCTGGAAAGCTTCGGGCAATACCTGGCCACGGCCGACTTCGCCGGCACTGGCTCCATTGGAATGGAGATGGAGCTGAACCTGACCAACGCGGACTGCTCCCCCGCGTTGCGCAACTCCGCCGTGCTCGAAGCCATCGCCGATCCGGCTTTTCAGACCGAGATCGGGGCCTTCAACATTGAGCTCAACCATCCGGCCCTGGCCGTGGCCGGCCGCGGGCTTGAGGAGCTCGAGAACGGCCTGCGCGACCAGTTGAACCATGCGGACGAACGCGCCGCATCGGCGAAGGCCCGCATCCTCATGATCGGCATCCTGCCCACGCTCAAACGCGCCCTGGTGGAAGACATGTCCTGGCTCAGTGCCGGTAAGCGTTATGCCGCCCTGAACACCTCGGTACTGCAGGCCCGCGGCGAAGATGTGCTGATGGACGTGCGTGGAATCGAATCGCTGTCCTTCTATGCCAAGAACATTGCGCCGGAAGCCGCCTGCACCAGCGTGCAGTTGCACTTGCAGGTCCAGCCATCCGAATTCGCACCGGTATGGAACGCGGCCCAGATCGTTGCCGGGCCGCAGGTGGCGCTGGCGGCGAATTCGCCGGTGTTCATGGAGAAGCTGCTCTGGCATGAGACGCGGATCGAAGTGTTCAAGCAGTCGATCGATACGAGGCCACCGGAAATGCGCAACCAGGGTGTCCGGCCCCGCGTGTGGTTCGGGGAACGGTGGATCACCTCGATCTTCGACCTGTTCGAAGAGAACGTGCGCTACTTCCCGGCCCTACTGCCGGAACTCTCGCGCACCAGCGGCAAGCAGACCAAGGCCGGCGCGCCGCTGCTGCCGGAACTTCGCCTGCACAACGGCACCGTCTACCGCTGGAACCGCCCCATCTACGACCCCGGTGAAGACCTGCCGAACCTGCGGCTCGAAAACCGGCTGCTTCCTGCCGGACCTACGGTGTTGGATACCGTTGCCAACGCTGCCTTCTTCTTCGGGTTGGTCCGGATGATCAGGACGGCTGACCGACCGCTGTGGTCCCGGCTCGCGTTCAAGAGCGCGGCCGATAACTTCATCAACTGCGCCAAGCAGGGGCTGGAAGCGACGGTCTATTGGCCGGGCATCGGAGATATCCCGGTGGTAGAGCTGATTATCCGCCATCTGCTGCCGCTGGCCGCCGAGGGCCTGGCCGATCTTCGTGTGGCCCCGGATCTGATCGACCGGTACGTGGAGATCCTGCGCGCCCGCGCCCAGACGGAACAGAACGGTGCCAACTGGCAGATCAAGACCCTGCGGCTGCTCGAAGCAGGAGGGCTGGACCGTCCCGCAGCGCTGGCCGAGATGACACGGCAGTATTCGCACAACATGCACACCAACCAGCCGGTACACACTTGGCCGCTGGAGGGTGCGGCGGGTTAG
- a CDS encoding ester cyclase, whose protein sequence is MNTSHEEVIIQLVDEVLVGGDLDALERFYVPRMVPVARRWIEPFRVSFPDVRMSVVQLISDGSSVAARFRCSGTHLGTWRGHAPTGRRFNNVDEVYFFTFEDRLIVRAWGLEDSLRRFRQLGLNPWGP, encoded by the coding sequence ATGAACACTTCCCACGAAGAAGTCATCATTCAACTGGTCGACGAAGTGCTGGTGGGCGGGGATCTGGACGCCCTGGAACGGTTCTACGTCCCCCGGATGGTGCCGGTCGCGCGCCGCTGGATCGAACCGTTCCGGGTTTCGTTTCCGGACGTCCGGATGTCTGTAGTGCAGCTGATCTCGGACGGCTCCTCGGTGGCCGCCCGGTTCCGCTGCTCAGGCACCCACCTCGGGACATGGCGGGGCCACGCTCCCACCGGACGTCGCTTCAACAATGTTGATGAAGTGTATTTCTTCACCTTCGAAGACCGCCTGATTGTGCGGGCTTGGGGACTGGAAGACTCGCTGAGAAGGTTCCGGCAGTTGGGCCTTAATCCCTGGGGACCTTAA
- a CDS encoding AI-2E family transporter yields MRFIPKRQTSTARWVSSTLKADPDAVESATGSGVNPQEPRGIFTAGVDRTALWTGRAVVIAIGLVLAWWLVRSLWSVVFPTILALLLASILWPVNRLARRVMPKALAAFVTVLAALAAIAGVLMLVIPSLASGTAGLAGKARENLGQITQFLAGPPFNLENADLNSLVDSAINQIREHAGDIASGITTGLGAITSGTVIFVLVLVFTFFCLKDGDRFLAWTSRWTDAKVYVHAAAVTSRAWQTLSGYIAAQAAVALVDAVFIGAALFILGIPLALPLTVLIFIAAFIPVVGAVATGLLAALIALISHGWVTALIVLGVVIVVQQLESNLLQPFLVGTKLKIHPAVVLASVTVGGTLFGIVGAFLSVPTTAVGIVVLRYLRDVVFPVQSEGDAEVDVSDGSVPEAEASVAGVQTEQG; encoded by the coding sequence ATGCGATTTATTCCGAAGCGCCAGACATCAACCGCCCGGTGGGTGTCGAGCACTCTCAAAGCCGACCCGGACGCTGTGGAGTCCGCCACCGGATCCGGGGTGAATCCGCAGGAACCACGGGGGATTTTTACCGCCGGCGTTGATCGCACGGCTCTATGGACTGGCCGGGCCGTTGTCATCGCAATCGGCCTGGTACTGGCCTGGTGGCTGGTGCGTTCGCTGTGGTCGGTGGTTTTCCCGACGATCCTGGCCTTGCTGCTGGCCAGCATCTTGTGGCCGGTGAACCGCTTGGCCCGCCGCGTCATGCCCAAGGCTCTTGCGGCGTTTGTCACAGTGCTCGCAGCGCTGGCGGCCATCGCCGGGGTCCTCATGCTGGTGATTCCGTCGCTGGCTTCGGGAACCGCGGGGCTGGCCGGAAAGGCACGCGAGAACCTCGGGCAGATCACCCAATTCCTGGCCGGGCCGCCGTTCAACCTTGAAAACGCGGACCTGAACTCCCTGGTCGATAGTGCAATAAACCAGATCCGTGAGCATGCCGGCGATATCGCCTCGGGAATCACCACCGGACTGGGGGCCATCACTTCGGGCACCGTCATCTTTGTGCTGGTCCTGGTGTTCACGTTCTTCTGCCTCAAAGACGGTGACCGTTTCCTCGCCTGGACCAGTCGGTGGACGGATGCCAAGGTCTACGTCCACGCCGCTGCCGTGACCTCACGGGCCTGGCAAACCCTGTCCGGCTACATTGCGGCGCAGGCCGCGGTCGCTTTGGTCGACGCGGTCTTCATCGGCGCCGCCTTGTTCATCCTGGGCATTCCGCTCGCCTTGCCGCTGACCGTCCTGATCTTCATTGCGGCCTTCATCCCGGTGGTCGGAGCGGTGGCAACAGGTTTGCTGGCCGCCCTGATCGCCCTGATCTCCCACGGCTGGGTCACGGCCCTGATCGTGCTCGGCGTGGTGATTGTGGTTCAGCAACTGGAGAGCAACCTGCTGCAGCCGTTCCTGGTGGGAACCAAGCTGAAGATCCACCCGGCCGTGGTGCTGGCCTCGGTAACGGTCGGCGGCACCCTGTTCGGCATCGTCGGAGCTTTCCTATCGGTACCAACAACAGCGGTGGGAATTGTGGTGCTGCGTTATCTGCGGGATGTGGTCTTCCCCGTCCAGTCGGAAGGGGACGCAGAGGTAGACGTTTCCGACGGCAGCGTGCCGGAAGCCGAGGCATCGGTGGCGGGCGTCCAGACCGAGCAGGGCTAA